One genomic region from Actinomycetes bacterium encodes:
- a CDS encoding 3-keto-5-aminohexanoate cleavage protein, whose protein sequence is MAAPATLITVAPTGAETAKSDAPTLPVTLEELLEQAEACEAAGAAMVHVHIRDADANPTLDLGRLRETVVALRERTGLIVQLSTGGSVHDPYDARLRVLDAEPDSCSLTCGTVNFGDDVFLNPWPFMVELYRATQEREIVPEFELFDLGHVAALQRLLDQEGSPYGGHVHCDLVMGVPGGMPGTAQALVSAVAGLPPGCSFSATGIGRTSLTVALASLAAGGHLRVGMEDTLTFRRGEPVRDNAQLVERAATLATLVQRPPMPLEAARALLGVKDRAAVVGAGRGTPT, encoded by the coding sequence ATGGCTGCTCCCGCCACGCTCATCACCGTCGCGCCGACCGGTGCCGAGACCGCGAAGAGCGACGCCCCCACGCTGCCGGTGACCCTCGAGGAGCTGCTGGAGCAGGCCGAGGCGTGCGAGGCGGCCGGCGCTGCCATGGTGCACGTCCACATCCGCGACGCCGACGCCAACCCGACCCTCGACCTGGGCCGGTTGCGCGAGACCGTGGTGGCGCTGCGCGAGCGGACCGGCCTGATCGTGCAGCTGTCGACCGGCGGCAGCGTGCACGACCCCTACGACGCCCGGCTGCGGGTGCTCGACGCCGAGCCAGACTCCTGCTCGCTGACCTGCGGCACGGTCAACTTCGGCGACGACGTCTTCCTCAACCCCTGGCCGTTCATGGTCGAGCTCTACCGAGCGACCCAGGAGCGCGAGATCGTGCCCGAGTTCGAGCTCTTCGACCTCGGGCACGTCGCCGCGCTCCAGCGCCTGCTGGACCAGGAGGGGTCTCCGTACGGCGGCCACGTGCACTGCGATCTCGTCATGGGCGTTCCCGGAGGCATGCCGGGAACCGCGCAGGCCCTGGTCTCGGCCGTTGCCGGGCTGCCGCCGGGCTGCTCCTTCTCCGCGACGGGGATCGGCCGTACGTCGCTCACCGTGGCGCTCGCCTCGCTCGCGGCCGGCGGGCACCTGCGGGTCGGGATGGAGGACACCCTGACGTTTCGCCGCGGCGAGCCCGTACGCGACAACGCGCAGCTCGTCGAGCGGGCCGCGACCCTCGCGACGCTGGTGCAGCGGCCGCCCATGCCGCTCGAGGCGGCCCGTGCCCTGCTGGGCGTGAAGGACCGGGCCGCGGTGGTCGGTGCTGGACGGGGGACGCCGACATGA
- a CDS encoding aerial mycelium formation protein: MSEPLLSPRPDGRRRIDRVLAEDYLDGLSGRSLEDVRVLRHEAEQEEADLSYLRRLLQGRSDLLRAELDRRAGSADEPLVDRLVDVLSDGPRTTHGSGRHITVEPSRVAEHRRRVEQLVADIGLSDVAGRSPEELSRTLAVLEDYERAISELRQRVQAVMDACTSEIARRYRDGEADVSSLLAVEANPEA, from the coding sequence GTGAGCGAGCCGCTGCTGTCGCCGCGTCCGGACGGACGCCGGCGCATCGATCGGGTGCTCGCCGAGGACTACCTCGACGGCCTGTCCGGGCGCTCGCTGGAGGACGTTCGTGTCCTGCGCCACGAGGCCGAGCAGGAAGAGGCCGACCTCTCCTACCTGCGCCGGCTCCTCCAGGGGCGTAGCGACCTGCTCCGAGCGGAGCTCGACCGTCGCGCGGGCTCCGCCGACGAGCCCCTCGTCGACCGGCTCGTCGACGTCTTGAGCGACGGGCCGCGGACCACCCACGGCAGCGGGCGGCACATCACCGTCGAGCCGTCCCGGGTCGCCGAGCACCGCCGCCGGGTCGAGCAGCTGGTCGCCGACATCGGGCTCTCCGACGTCGCGGGGCGCTCACCGGAGGAGCTGTCGCGCACCCTCGCGGTGCTCGAGGACTACGAGCGGGCGATCAGCGAGCTTCGCCAGCGGGTTCAGGCGGTCATGGACGCCTGTACGTCCGAGATCGCCCGTCGCTATCGCGACGGTGAGGCGGACGTGTCCAGCCTGCTGGCCGTCGAGGCCAACCCCGAGGCGTGA
- a CDS encoding asparaginase, with amino-acid sequence MSLSRPLVEVVRSGFAESVHRGSLVALNAAGAVALRVGDPDRVILPRSTNKPLQAAGMLEAGLALEGELLALAAASHSGEPHHLAGVERILLAAALPASALGCPPDLPADPTERERWLRAGRAPEPLAMNCSGKHAAMLATCVVRGWPPATYRDPEHPLQMFLRARVEELAGERVGVLAVDGCGAPVFGLSLTGLARAIQALVTGEDTSGRAVADAMRAHPDYVGGTGRDVTRLMRGVPGLLAKDGAEGVYVAAAADGTTVAVKVEDGSSRAAVPALVAALHALGMSAPVLDELAESPVLGGGRPVGVVRAIPGLFGP; translated from the coding sequence GTGAGCCTGAGCCGGCCGCTCGTCGAGGTCGTGCGCTCCGGGTTCGCCGAGAGCGTGCACCGCGGCTCGCTGGTCGCACTGAACGCCGCTGGGGCGGTCGCCCTGCGAGTCGGGGATCCCGACCGGGTGATCCTTCCCCGCTCGACGAACAAGCCGCTGCAGGCGGCCGGGATGCTCGAGGCCGGCCTGGCGCTCGAGGGGGAGCTTCTGGCCCTCGCGGCTGCCTCGCACTCAGGGGAGCCTCATCACCTCGCCGGCGTGGAGCGGATCCTGCTGGCTGCCGCGCTTCCGGCGTCCGCGTTGGGCTGCCCTCCAGATTTGCCGGCCGATCCGACGGAGCGGGAGCGGTGGCTGCGGGCCGGGCGGGCGCCCGAGCCGTTGGCGATGAACTGCTCGGGCAAGCACGCTGCGATGCTCGCCACCTGTGTGGTGCGCGGATGGCCGCCGGCGACGTACCGGGACCCTGAGCACCCGCTGCAGATGTTCCTGCGTGCCCGCGTGGAGGAGCTGGCGGGTGAGCGGGTCGGTGTGCTCGCCGTGGACGGGTGCGGCGCCCCGGTCTTCGGCCTCAGCCTGACCGGGCTGGCTCGCGCCATCCAGGCGCTGGTGACCGGGGAGGACACGTCCGGGCGGGCCGTCGCGGACGCCATGCGGGCCCATCCGGACTACGTCGGCGGGACGGGCCGCGACGTGACCCGCCTCATGCGTGGGGTACCCGGCCTGCTGGCGAAGGACGGTGCCGAGGGGGTGTACGTCGCCGCCGCGGCGGACGGCACGACGGTCGCGGTGAAGGTCGAGGACGGCTCCTCCCGCGCAGCCGTACCGGCCCTGGTTGCGGCGCTGCACGCCCTGGGGATGAGCGCTCCCGTGCTCGACGAGCTCGCCGAGTCACCGGTCCTCGGCGGCGGTCGACCGGTCGGCGTCGTCCGCGCGATCCCGGGCCTGTTCGGTCCGTAG
- a CDS encoding DUF2516 family protein, with protein MSNALAPVGILSIGDIIRWLSWLALAAEVFGFIDALTHRPEAYVAAGKQTKVFWTLLLGIASVITAFTGFLGLLGLVGVVAVTVYLVDVRPALRAMRGGRGGGDRHMGPYGPW; from the coding sequence GTGTCCAACGCCCTCGCCCCGGTCGGGATCCTGAGCATCGGCGACATCATCCGATGGCTGTCGTGGCTGGCGCTCGCCGCGGAGGTCTTCGGCTTCATCGACGCGCTGACCCATCGTCCGGAGGCCTACGTCGCGGCGGGCAAGCAGACCAAGGTGTTCTGGACGCTGCTCCTGGGCATCGCCTCCGTCATCACCGCGTTCACCGGGTTCCTCGGGCTCTTGGGGCTCGTCGGCGTCGTGGCGGTCACCGTCTACCTCGTGGACGTACGACCGGCACTTCGCGCGATGCGCGGCGGGCGTGGCGGGGGCGACCGGCACATGGGACCGTACGGCCCCTGGTGA
- a CDS encoding macro domain-containing protein, with the protein MTRPRLSLLIGEITDVECDAFVNVTNSALHSSGGPDGAVYRAGGPQLVAACREVRRLRFPKGLPVTEAVATIGGALRARWVIHTVGPAYSPREDRSYLLSATYRNCLRAADEVGAQDVAFPPISSGLRGWPLEPAARIAVGTLENTPTLVRHIRIVLRTAGVQEVFAEALARR; encoded by the coding sequence ATGACCCGGCCGCGGCTGTCCCTGCTCATCGGTGAGATCACCGACGTGGAGTGCGACGCCTTCGTGAACGTGACGAACTCGGCGTTGCACTCGAGCGGCGGACCCGACGGCGCGGTCTACCGAGCCGGAGGCCCACAGCTGGTCGCCGCCTGCCGCGAGGTACGGCGCCTGCGCTTCCCCAAGGGCTTGCCGGTGACCGAGGCGGTCGCGACCATCGGTGGAGCGCTGCGCGCGCGATGGGTGATCCACACGGTGGGCCCGGCCTACTCCCCGCGGGAGGACCGTTCGTACCTGCTCTCGGCGACCTACCGCAACTGCCTGCGCGCGGCCGACGAGGTCGGGGCGCAGGACGTGGCGTTCCCGCCGATCTCCTCGGGCCTGCGCGGCTGGCCGCTGGAGCCGGCGGCGCGCATCGCGGTCGGCACGCTGGAGAACACCCCGACCCTGGTCCGCCACATCCGGATCGTGCTGCGCACGGCCGGCGTCCAGGAGGTCTTCGCCGAGGCCCTCGCCCGCCGCTGA
- a CDS encoding SDR family NAD(P)-dependent oxidoreductase → MTRTAVVTGASSGIGAATVARLRAEGFDVIAGARRRDRLDALAEQTGARPVTLDVTDEASVAALASEVGDQLAVLVNNAGGAFGADPVAGASPAEWEAMYAVNVLGALRVTQALLPALVAGAGHVVFMGSTAGRVVYEGGGGYTAAKHAEAALAETLRLELCGQPVRVSEIAPGMVRTDEFALVRFRGDAAAAAKVYEGVAEPLTAEDVADCVAWTVTRPPHVDVDLLVVRPVAQAAQHKVHRVLPT, encoded by the coding sequence ATGACACGCACCGCCGTCGTGACCGGGGCCAGCAGCGGGATCGGCGCGGCGACGGTAGCCCGCCTGCGCGCCGAGGGCTTCGACGTCATCGCCGGGGCCCGCCGGCGTGACCGGCTGGACGCGCTCGCCGAGCAGACCGGCGCCCGACCCGTCACCCTCGACGTCACCGACGAGGCCTCGGTGGCTGCCCTGGCCTCGGAGGTCGGCGACCAGCTCGCCGTCCTCGTCAACAACGCCGGCGGCGCCTTCGGCGCCGACCCGGTCGCTGGGGCGTCCCCGGCCGAGTGGGAGGCGATGTACGCAGTCAACGTGCTGGGCGCCCTTCGCGTCACCCAGGCTCTGCTGCCGGCCCTCGTCGCCGGCGCCGGCCACGTCGTCTTCATGGGGTCGACCGCCGGCCGCGTGGTCTACGAGGGCGGCGGTGGCTACACGGCCGCCAAGCACGCCGAGGCGGCCCTCGCCGAGACGCTGCGCCTGGAGCTCTGCGGCCAGCCGGTCCGGGTCAGCGAGATCGCCCCGGGGATGGTCCGCACGGACGAGTTCGCCCTGGTGCGCTTCCGCGGCGACGCCGCCGCCGCCGCGAAGGTCTACGAAGGGGTGGCCGAGCCGCTCACCGCCGAGGACGTCGCCGACTGCGTGGCGTGGACGGTGACGCGCCCCCCACACGTCGACGTCGACCTGCTCGTGGTCCGCCCGGTGGCGCAGGCCGCCCAGCACAAAGTGCACCGGGTACTGCCGACCTGA
- the mshA gene encoding D-inositol-3-phosphate glycosyltransferase gives MSVVPVRRTAPRRVAMLSVHTSPLDQPGTGDAGGMNVYVVELARRLAALGTEVEVFTRATRGDLPPRVELAPGVLVRHVAAGPFEGLAKEDLPAQLCALTSGVLRAEARREAGYYDLVHSHYWLSGQVGWLAKERWGVPLVHTMHTMARVKNASLASGDAAEPASRIIGETQVVAAADRLVANTAEEGAQLVELYGADPAKVCVVNPGVDLDRFTPGDRAESRRRLGLSPDDVVLTFVGRIQPLKAPDVLVRAVARLLAARPELRTRLVIHVVGGPSGSGLAHPEHLAKLAAHLGVADVLRLDPPLPQAELVHVYRSADVVAVPSYSESFGLVALEAQACGTPVVAAAVGGLRTAVADGVSGRLVEGHEPRTWARVLDSLVVDPDLRRTLAAGAVEHAQGFGWPSTAAAVLEVYREAMAGTTARRLASLPVAR, from the coding sequence ATGTCGGTCGTCCCGGTCCGCCGTACCGCCCCCCGGCGGGTGGCCATGCTGAGCGTGCACACCTCGCCGCTCGACCAGCCGGGGACCGGCGATGCCGGAGGCATGAACGTCTACGTCGTCGAGCTAGCCCGCCGGCTGGCTGCGCTGGGGACCGAGGTGGAGGTGTTCACGCGCGCCACGCGAGGGGACCTGCCGCCGAGGGTCGAGCTGGCTCCCGGAGTGCTCGTGCGCCATGTGGCGGCCGGACCCTTCGAGGGCCTGGCCAAGGAGGACCTGCCAGCCCAGCTGTGCGCCCTGACCAGTGGCGTGCTGCGTGCCGAGGCGCGTCGTGAGGCCGGCTACTACGACCTCGTGCACAGCCACTACTGGCTCTCCGGCCAGGTGGGCTGGCTGGCCAAGGAGCGCTGGGGTGTGCCACTCGTGCACACCATGCACACCATGGCCCGGGTGAAGAACGCCTCCCTCGCCTCAGGGGACGCTGCGGAGCCCGCCTCCAGGATCATCGGCGAGACCCAGGTCGTGGCCGCCGCCGACCGGCTGGTCGCCAACACCGCCGAGGAGGGCGCCCAGCTGGTCGAGCTCTACGGGGCGGACCCGGCGAAGGTCTGCGTCGTCAACCCCGGCGTCGACCTGGATCGGTTCACCCCGGGGGACCGGGCGGAGTCCCGTCGTCGGCTGGGCCTCTCACCGGACGACGTGGTGCTGACCTTCGTCGGCCGCATCCAGCCCTTGAAGGCGCCCGACGTCCTGGTGCGGGCCGTCGCCCGCCTGCTCGCCGCGCGGCCGGAGCTGCGGACCAGGCTGGTCATCCACGTCGTCGGCGGCCCGAGCGGGTCGGGGCTGGCCCATCCCGAGCACCTGGCGAAGCTCGCTGCCCACCTCGGCGTCGCAGACGTGCTCCGCCTGGACCCGCCGCTGCCACAGGCCGAGCTCGTGCACGTGTACCGATCGGCGGACGTCGTGGCCGTGCCGTCGTACAGCGAGTCCTTCGGCCTGGTGGCGCTGGAGGCCCAGGCGTGCGGCACCCCGGTGGTGGCCGCCGCCGTCGGCGGGCTGCGCACCGCGGTCGCCGACGGGGTCAGCGGCCGCCTCGTCGAGGGGCACGAGCCGCGCACGTGGGCGCGCGTCCTGGACTCGCTGGTCGTGGACCCGGACCTGCGCCGCACCCTCGCCGCCGGCGCGGTCGAGCACGCCCAGGGGTTCGGCTGGCCCTCGACCGCCGCGGCCGTCCTGGAGGTCTATCGCGAGGCGATGGCCGGTACGACCGCGCGCCGCCTGGCCTCCCTCCCCGTGGCTCGATGA
- a CDS encoding YbjN domain-containing protein → MSSVDPVDAVAAVAAALAAAGVDHERLRPDAFAVRLPGEHKLVTTVVLVVGQHSLLVEAFVIRRPDENHEAFYRHLLETNAGTYAVHFCLDRMGDVYLTGRLPLAAVDADELDRVLGSVLTYADEAFDRLLEIGFVTSIRREWAWREKTGQSLANLRAFERFASQ, encoded by the coding sequence ATGAGCTCCGTCGACCCAGTCGACGCCGTCGCCGCAGTCGCCGCCGCGCTGGCCGCGGCCGGCGTCGACCACGAGCGGCTGCGTCCCGACGCCTTCGCCGTGCGGCTGCCGGGCGAGCACAAGCTGGTCACGACCGTGGTCCTCGTGGTGGGCCAGCACAGCCTCCTCGTCGAGGCCTTCGTGATCCGGCGCCCCGACGAGAACCACGAGGCCTTCTACCGGCACCTTCTCGAGACCAACGCCGGGACCTACGCGGTGCACTTCTGCCTCGACCGCATGGGCGACGTCTACCTCACCGGACGGCTGCCCCTGGCGGCGGTGGACGCTGACGAGCTCGACCGCGTCCTCGGCAGCGTGCTGACCTACGCCGACGAGGCCTTCGACCGGCTGCTCGAGATCGGCTTCGTCACATCGATCCGGCGCGAGTGGGCGTGGCGGGAGAAGACGGGTCAGAGCCTGGCGAACCTGCGGGCCTTCGAGCGCTTCGCGAGCCAGTGA
- a CDS encoding phosphoglyceromutase — MPTYTLILLRHGESEWNAKNLFTGWVDVDLSDTGVAEAARGGRLLAESGLLPDLLHTSVLRRAIRTAQVALDGCDRLWIPVRRSWRLNERHYGALQGKDKAATLEAYGEEQFMLWRRSYDVPPPPLDDDSEWSQVSDPRYAALPPELRPRTECLADVVRRLLPYWYDAIVPDLRTGATVLVTAHGNSLRALVKHLDGISDEAIAGLNIPTGIPLVYELDEDLVPVVRGGRYLDPDAAAEAIAAVAAQGRR; from the coding sequence GTGCCGACGTACACGCTGATCCTGCTCCGTCACGGCGAGAGCGAGTGGAACGCCAAGAACCTGTTCACCGGCTGGGTCGACGTCGACCTCTCGGACACCGGCGTCGCCGAGGCGGCGCGCGGCGGCCGCCTCCTCGCCGAGTCGGGCCTGCTCCCCGACCTGCTGCACACCTCCGTGCTGCGTCGCGCCATCCGCACCGCGCAGGTCGCGCTCGACGGCTGCGACCGGTTGTGGATCCCGGTACGTCGCTCCTGGCGGCTCAACGAGCGGCACTACGGCGCGCTGCAGGGCAAGGACAAGGCCGCCACGCTCGAGGCTTACGGCGAGGAGCAGTTCATGCTCTGGCGGCGCTCGTACGACGTCCCGCCACCGCCGCTGGACGACGACTCCGAGTGGAGCCAGGTGTCCGACCCGCGCTACGCGGCGCTGCCCCCCGAGCTGCGACCGCGCACGGAGTGCCTCGCGGACGTGGTCCGGCGCCTGCTGCCCTACTGGTACGACGCGATCGTGCCCGACCTGCGGACCGGTGCCACCGTGCTCGTGACCGCGCACGGCAACTCGCTACGAGCGCTGGTCAAGCACCTCGACGGGATCTCGGACGAGGCGATCGCGGGGCTGAACATCCCCACGGGGATCCCGCTGGTCTACGAGCTCGACGAGGACCTGGTGCCCGTCGTGCGTGGCGGGCGCTACCTGGACCCCGACGCGGCCGCCGAGGCGATCGCCGCCGTCGCGGCCCAGGGTCGCCGCTGA
- the phoU gene encoding phosphate signaling complex protein PhoU, translating to MRDSYHEALDSVTDQLVTMMRAVGSMIDRASSALLDADLGKAESVIAQDEDIDALALELEERATDLLALQQPVATDLRIVTGALRSSATIERMGDLARHVAKIARMRYPECAVPDSVRPIFVEMAAEASLMAARVGDVIADQNLALALEVETLDDRMDDLNVQLLHTLLSGWTGSVDQAVDLTLLSRFYERYADHAVSMARRIVYTMTGTRYDELEKR from the coding sequence ATGCGCGACAGCTACCACGAGGCGCTCGACAGCGTCACCGACCAGCTGGTAACGATGATGCGGGCGGTCGGATCGATGATCGACCGCGCCTCCTCGGCGCTGCTCGACGCCGACCTCGGCAAGGCCGAGTCGGTGATCGCCCAGGACGAGGACATCGACGCCCTGGCCCTCGAGCTGGAGGAGCGCGCCACCGACCTCCTGGCCCTGCAGCAGCCGGTCGCGACGGACCTGCGCATCGTGACCGGCGCGCTGCGCAGCAGCGCGACCATCGAGCGCATGGGGGACCTCGCGAGACATGTCGCCAAGATCGCCAGGATGCGCTACCCGGAGTGCGCGGTGCCGGACTCCGTACGCCCGATCTTCGTCGAGATGGCCGCGGAGGCATCGCTCATGGCCGCTCGCGTCGGCGACGTGATCGCCGACCAGAACCTCGCGCTGGCGCTGGAGGTGGAGACCCTCGACGACCGGATGGACGACCTCAACGTCCAGCTCCTGCACACGCTCCTGTCCGGGTGGACGGGAAGCGTCGACCAGGCGGTCGACCTGACCTTGCTGAGCCGCTTCTACGAGCGCTACGCCGACCACGCGGTCAGCATGGCGCGGCGCATCGTCTACACGATGACCGGCACCCGCTACGACGAGCTCGAGAAGCGGTAG
- a CDS encoding ATP-binding protein: MDASVALVAGAAVGVLVGILAVGPVRSLSRRHAEPLPPPPPPAPIGEGTTALLAVLRSGSVVVDTKDRVLRTSPTAQALGLVSGGRLAMPALANLVAKVREDGQIRDLDLTLPRRRGTDVRLSARVAPLGDGGLIVVLVDDTTEARRVEDVRRDFVANVSHELKTPVAALSLLAESVASCADDPEAVARFAARMTKEAERLSTLVVDLIDLSRVQGDDPLTHAEVVQVEELVRDATDRNRTSAAAATIDLVSAAQPGLLVYGDREQLTAAITNLIANAVQYSPPRTRVAIAARSAGDVVEISVTDQGIGIPEADLDRVFERFYRVDPARSRATGGTGLGLSIVRHVVSNHGGEVSVWSREGSGSTFTLRLPRHRLSEPEPEAESPAPEGAALEPHGKVAQ; this comes from the coding sequence GTGGACGCGAGCGTTGCGCTGGTCGCCGGAGCAGCGGTCGGCGTCCTCGTCGGGATCCTCGCCGTCGGGCCCGTGAGGTCGCTGTCCCGCCGGCACGCCGAGCCCCTGCCGCCCCCTCCGCCCCCCGCCCCCATCGGCGAGGGGACCACCGCCCTGCTCGCGGTCCTGCGCTCGGGGTCGGTCGTGGTGGACACCAAGGACCGGGTGCTGCGGACCAGCCCGACCGCGCAGGCGCTCGGGCTGGTCAGCGGCGGTCGACTGGCCATGCCGGCCCTGGCGAACCTGGTCGCGAAGGTGCGCGAGGACGGCCAGATCCGCGACCTGGACCTCACCCTGCCGCGGCGGAGGGGAACCGACGTGCGGCTCTCCGCTCGGGTCGCGCCGCTCGGGGACGGGGGGCTCATCGTGGTGCTCGTCGACGACACGACCGAGGCGCGGCGGGTGGAGGACGTACGCCGCGACTTCGTCGCCAACGTCAGCCACGAGCTCAAGACGCCGGTCGCCGCCCTGTCGCTGCTCGCCGAGTCCGTGGCCTCCTGCGCTGACGACCCGGAGGCGGTGGCCCGCTTCGCGGCACGGATGACCAAGGAGGCAGAGCGCCTGTCGACACTGGTGGTGGACCTCATCGACCTCTCCCGCGTGCAGGGCGACGACCCCCTCACGCACGCCGAGGTCGTGCAGGTCGAGGAGCTGGTCCGCGACGCCACGGATCGCAACCGCACCAGCGCCGCCGCGGCGACGATCGACCTCGTGTCCGCGGCCCAGCCGGGGCTGCTGGTCTACGGCGATCGGGAGCAGCTCACGGCAGCGATCACCAACCTCATCGCGAACGCGGTCCAGTACAGCCCCCCGCGCACCCGCGTCGCCATCGCCGCTCGCTCGGCCGGCGACGTGGTGGAGATCAGCGTGACCGACCAGGGGATCGGGATCCCCGAGGCCGACCTGGACCGCGTGTTCGAGCGCTTCTACCGGGTCGACCCGGCGCGCTCGCGGGCGACCGGTGGGACCGGCCTGGGCCTGTCGATCGTGCGTCACGTGGTGAGCAACCACGGCGGAGAGGTGTCCGTCTGGAGCCGCGAGGGATCGGGGTCAACGTTCACCCTGCGCCTGCCCCGGCACCGGCTGAGCGAGCCGGAGCCCGAGGCCGAGAGCCCCGCGCCGGAGGGCGCGGCCCTGGAACCGCACGGGAAGGTGGCCCAGTGA
- a CDS encoding response regulator transcription factor, which produces MTRVLVVEDEESISDAVSYMLRKEGFEVAVAGTGPAALEEFDREGADLVLLDLMLPGYPGTEVCRQLRSRSNVPVIMLTAKDSEIDKVVGLELGADDYVTKPFSMRELVARIRAVLRRGGESEELLPGVLESGPVRMDVERHTVTIRGVATPMPLKEFDLLELLLRNTGRVLTRGQLIDRVWGSDYVGDTKTLDVHVKRLRAKLEEDPAHPRHIITVRGLGYKFEA; this is translated from the coding sequence GTGACCCGGGTGCTCGTCGTCGAGGACGAAGAGTCGATCAGCGACGCGGTGTCGTACATGCTGCGCAAGGAGGGGTTCGAGGTCGCGGTGGCCGGGACCGGGCCGGCCGCCCTGGAGGAGTTCGACCGGGAGGGCGCCGACCTCGTGCTGCTCGACCTCATGCTCCCGGGCTACCCGGGGACGGAGGTGTGCCGGCAGCTGCGCTCCCGGTCGAACGTCCCGGTGATCATGCTGACGGCCAAGGACAGCGAGATCGACAAGGTGGTGGGCCTCGAGCTGGGGGCGGACGACTACGTCACCAAGCCGTTCTCGATGCGCGAGCTGGTTGCCCGGATCCGAGCCGTGCTGCGTCGCGGCGGCGAGTCCGAGGAGCTGCTGCCAGGGGTCCTCGAGTCCGGCCCGGTCCGGATGGACGTCGAGCGGCACACCGTCACCATCCGCGGGGTCGCCACGCCGATGCCGCTCAAGGAGTTCGACCTCCTCGAGCTGCTGCTGCGCAACACCGGACGGGTGCTGACCCGCGGGCAGCTGATCGACCGGGTGTGGGGCTCCGACTACGTGGGTGACACCAAGACGCTCGACGTCCACGTCAAGCGGCTGCGCGCCAAGCTCGAGGAGGACCCCGCGCACCCGCGCCACATCATCACGGTGCGCGGGCTGGGCTACAAGTTCGAAGCCTGA
- a CDS encoding UbiA family prenyltransferase, giving the protein MTAVAVGLGAGAGLTAGRCALLGAAVLSGQLSIGWLNDLVDRDRDVAAGRPDKPLARGAVGAATVRAAATAAAVACLPLSLALGLAAGLTHLVAVASGWTYDLRLKATLLSPLPYAVSFGLLPSVVTLALPHAAWAPWWATAAGALLGIGIHGANALPDIEDDRRLGAAGLPARIGARATRALTAACLVAAALLLVLAPGGPPDAWGWAALAASLVLAGVAVGHDWPPAARTAFSLVVVLALLDVAVLLAHAGDWASALGTLRG; this is encoded by the coding sequence GTGACGGCCGTCGCCGTGGGGCTCGGCGCGGGCGCCGGGCTCACGGCGGGCCGCTGCGCGCTCCTCGGCGCCGCGGTGCTCTCCGGCCAGCTCTCGATCGGCTGGCTCAACGATCTGGTGGACCGTGACCGTGACGTCGCGGCCGGGCGTCCCGACAAGCCGCTGGCCCGGGGCGCGGTCGGCGCCGCGACGGTGCGCGCCGCCGCGACGGCAGCCGCCGTCGCGTGCCTGCCGCTCTCCCTCGCGTTGGGCCTCGCCGCCGGCCTCACCCATCTGGTGGCGGTCGCCAGCGGATGGACGTACGACCTTCGGCTCAAGGCGACGCTGCTCTCCCCCTTGCCGTACGCCGTCTCGTTCGGGCTGCTTCCCTCGGTGGTCACGCTGGCCCTGCCGCACGCGGCGTGGGCGCCCTGGTGGGCGACCGCCGCCGGGGCCCTGCTCGGCATCGGGATCCACGGCGCCAACGCCCTGCCCGACATCGAGGACGACCGCCGGCTCGGCGCCGCGGGGCTCCCCGCGCGGATCGGAGCACGGGCCACGCGGGCGCTGACGGCGGCGTGCCTGGTCGCTGCGGCGCTGCTGCTGGTGCTCGCCCCCGGCGGTCCACCGGACGCGTGGGGCTGGGCCGCCCTGGCCGCCTCGCTCGTCCTCGCCGGCGTCGCCGTGGGGCACGACTGGCCGCCCGCGGCGCGGACCGCGTTCAGCCTCGTCGTCGTCCTCGCCCTGCTCGATGTGGCCGTCTTGTTGGCGCATGCCGGTGACTGGGCCTCGGCCCTCGGTACGCTGCGCGGGTGA